A part of Thermococcus sp. genomic DNA contains:
- a CDS encoding metallophosphoesterase: MKPRPLPGKALLLGKNIIVADLHLGYEVAMAREGFYLPRVFHETVGRLTALIEGHKPKRLIIDGDLKHSFIPEWREREELRAFVERVNPLVDEIVLVRGNHDVGTLWLRELGVEVVDELDIGHWKLVHGHKPVEGERFIIGHEHPAIRLRDEVGAVVKVPVFLFGERLIVLPAFSPWAYGNDVLREVVSPFLRLLKEDFRVIVPLEGELLDFGRLSLLSRALREL; encoded by the coding sequence ATGAAACCCAGACCCCTCCCCGGAAAGGCCCTGCTCCTTGGAAAGAACATCATCGTCGCAGACCTCCATCTGGGCTATGAGGTAGCTATGGCCAGGGAGGGCTTTTACCTCCCGAGGGTTTTCCACGAGACGGTTGGTAGGCTCACCGCCCTCATAGAGGGGCACAAACCCAAGAGACTGATTATAGACGGTGACCTGAAGCACTCCTTCATCCCCGAGTGGAGAGAGAGGGAGGAGCTGAGGGCGTTTGTTGAGAGAGTTAATCCGCTGGTTGACGAGATAGTCCTGGTGAGGGGAAACCACGACGTTGGGACGCTCTGGCTCAGGGAACTGGGGGTGGAGGTCGTTGATGAGCTTGACATCGGCCACTGGAAGCTCGTCCACGGCCATAAGCCCGTCGAGGGCGAGCGCTTCATCATAGGCCACGAGCACCCCGCGATAAGGCTACGGGATGAGGTTGGGGCCGTGGTTAAAGTCCCGGTCTTCCTGTTCGGGGAGAGGCTGATAGTTCTCCCGGCCTTCAGTCCCTGGGCCTACGGGAACGACGTTCTGAGGGAGGTAGTCTCGCCTTTCCTGAGACTCCTCAAGGAGGACTTCAGAGTAATCGTTCCCCTTGAGGGGGAGCTCCTCGACTTCGGCAGGCTGTCACTGCTCTCACGGGCACTGAGGGAGCTCTGA
- a CDS encoding HAD family hydrolase — protein MIIAFDFDGTLVDSYSPIEEAFKRTLERRYPWLPGKTLWAKLLTRIELQFERPAFGKHRKKSKPPFFLRTKFFETWFEERARLTKPIDDSPELLRKLREQGHIVISFSAEDFIDGMKVKRMKMAGLYDLFDEVIVFGRELTIDEAFKLVREKYGDEIFIWVDDKPWRFIGHGDEKTEYVWYYFPFTAKFVEKNRERLALIPHLHVIMDLWSIFDVIERVKQERSS, from the coding sequence ATGATCATAGCTTTTGACTTCGACGGGACTCTGGTTGACAGCTACTCCCCCATCGAGGAGGCCTTCAAAAGAACATTGGAGAGACGCTACCCCTGGCTTCCGGGAAAGACCCTCTGGGCGAAACTCCTAACCAGGATAGAACTTCAGTTCGAGAGACCGGCCTTCGGAAAGCACAGGAAGAAGTCAAAGCCACCATTCTTCCTCAGAACGAAGTTTTTTGAAACATGGTTCGAGGAGAGGGCGAGGCTGACGAAGCCGATAGACGACTCCCCGGAACTGCTGAGGAAGCTCAGGGAGCAAGGTCACATTGTTATCTCATTCTCGGCCGAGGACTTCATCGACGGCATGAAGGTCAAAAGAATGAAGATGGCCGGGCTCTACGACCTCTTTGACGAGGTGATAGTCTTCGGCCGGGAGCTTACCATAGACGAAGCCTTCAAACTAGTCCGCGAGAAGTACGGTGATGAAATCTTCATTTGGGTGGACGACAAGCCCTGGCGTTTCATCGGTCACGGCGATGAAAAAACCGAGTACGTCTGGTATTACTTCCCATTCACTGCAAAATTCGTCGAAAAGAACCGCGAGAGGCTCGCCCTAATCCCGCACCTGCACGTTATCATGGATTTGTGGAGCATCTTTGACGTCATCGAGAGGGTTAAACAAGAGCGTTCATCCTGA